In the genome of Nitrospirota bacterium, the window CGGGGAGTGGGAATCCAGAATCAGGCCCCGTTCTGGATTCCCGCTTACGCGGGAATGACGTTAACTACACAGTAAATGACTTTGTGTTTAACTTTCATTTGCACTGCCTACCATCCTGCCTTCCGGCTCGAGATGCACCACAACTTCCGTTACCTCAGCAAACTCTTTTTTGATCCTTCCTTCAACCTTATGTGCCAGCTCATGTGCTTCTGATATGCCCATATCAGGTGCCACATGAAGCCTCAAATCAACGAATACATCTGTCTGGGTACCACGCGACCTTACATCATGGCATTCTGTCACACCATCAACGCCAAGGGCAACATCTCTTATGTGCTCCGGATTTATCCTGGAGTAATCACTCAATACCTTTGCAGACTCGAACAGTATTTGGTAGCCCGTCCTGCCGATCAGTATGGCAATGATGAAGGCCGCTATAGGGTCTATAACAGGCAGGCCGGCATACACAGCAGCAAGACTGATCAAAACAGCCGCAGAGGCAAAGATATCACTCCTTGTGTGCATAGCATCCGCTATTAGTATATCACTTTTCAGCTCCCTGCCCCTTGATCGCTCCCATGTCATTACAAAAATATTGATACCTGTTGTAGCCAGGATAACGAGGAAGCTGAAGCCTGTGACATGGGGTACTGCTGAATCCGTAAACCTTAACCAGGCATCCCGTAATACATGATAGCACGTAAGGAACAGGAGGATAGATATGCCAAGTGACGCCAGCGTCTCGTACTTCTTGTGTCCATAGGGGTGGTCCTTGTCAGGGGGGTTGTAGGCAAGCCATATACCCACAAGTCCGACAACGTTTGACGTCCCGTCAAAGAACGAATGATAGCCGTCCGCAACCATACTAAGGGATTCCGACATCTGACCATAAACCAGTTTGGCAAGGGCTGCTATCATGTTGAGGAGGAGCGTGTAAGTGAGGACTTTTCTTACAGAAACATAAGAATTCATCGGTGTTATTATAGTCTACAGAAGGGGGAAAGGCAACAGATATCCCCCCTGCAAGATAATGTATCATAGCTTGTCTCAGGGATGGGATGGGGTACGCTATCGAGCTGTCTGATAAGGACATCTCTTGTTATTATTCAAAATCCAATTTCTTGAGAATCAATTTTAACTGATTGTTATCTGAAATTGTGTCAATGTAAAATAGTCCTGGCGAGCAATCAATGCTTTGAGATGTAGTCATCTTAATGTTCATTGCTGATTTTATTACTTCAGTCATAAAGGCAGTATTGTCAGATTGGTCTTTAACATTCCC includes:
- a CDS encoding cation transporter translates to MNSYVSVRKVLTYTLLLNMIAALAKLVYGQMSESLSMVADGYHSFFDGTSNVVGLVGIWLAYNPPDKDHPYGHKKYETLASLGISILLFLTCYHVLRDAWLRFTDSAVPHVTGFSFLVILATTGINIFVMTWERSRGRELKSDILIADAMHTRSDIFASAAVLISLAAVYAGLPVIDPIAAFIIAILIGRTGYQILFESAKVLSDYSRINPEHIRDVALGVDGVTECHDVRSRGTQTDVFVDLRLHVAPDMGISEAHELAHKVEGRIKKEFAEVTEVVVHLEPEGRMVGSANES